A stretch of the Rosa rugosa chromosome 5, drRosRugo1.1, whole genome shotgun sequence genome encodes the following:
- the LOC133708140 gene encoding cysteine-rich receptor-like protein kinase 10 — protein sequence MPSNLFMALVVLPILGFLSVRVEAQAPTYRYHICSNTTSFTANSTYQSNLNLLLSSLTSNATRDIGFYYTTAGVQNSISEVVYGSFLCRGDLTPDLCQECVTTIAKDGVQKYCPLEKISIIWYDECMLRYTNQSFLNRLDKDPQISMVNIWNVTDPTRFTQLLAETINGLVALASNAPSGAKKYATKEAPFTGFQQLYSLVQCTPDISSTSCDTCLREAIAQLSGCCTGKEGARILSPSCNVRYGVYPFYTTEAVTPSPLPQPPTLPPPPPGKDQISSLIIVAIVVPIAIVLFLVGCFFLRRKARKKCNALQEQNVGNKISTVKSLQFDFATIEAATNQFSVNNRLGEGGFGVVYKGTLPNGREIAVKRLSRSSGQGVKEFENEVVLVAKLQHRNLVRLLGFCSEGEEKILIYEHVQNKSLDHFLFNPDIQVKLDWSSRYKIIDRIARGILYLHQDSRLKIIHRDLKASNILLDGEMNPKISDFGMARIFGVDQTQGRTRRIVGTYGYMSPEYVMHGQFSEKSDVYSLGVLILEIITGKKNTKLYQSDRGEDLLTYAAWKHWRDGTAEELLDSNLRCSYSRNEVIKCIYIGLLCVQEDPKERPTMQTVFLMLSRYSFTMPLPQKPAFFLYGKAESNMPSVATGSSYQPTSSSVSCSVNEASITELFPR from the exons ATGCCTTCTAATCTGTTCATGGCCCTTGTGGTGCTCCCCATCCTTGGCTTCCTTAGCGTTAGGGTTGAAGCTCAAGCACCAACTTACCGGTATCATATCTGTTCAAACACAACCAGTTTCACTGCCAACAGCACCTACCAGTCTAATCTTAATcttctcctctcttctctcacaTCCAACGCCACACGTGATATTGGATTCTACTACACCACAGCGGGCGTGCAAAACTCCATTTCAGAAGTAGTTTACGGTTCTTTCCTATGCCGTGGAGATCTCACCCCTGACTTGTGCCAAGAATGTGTTACTACTATAGCCAAAGATGGTGTACAAAAGTACTGCCCCTTGGAAAAAATTTCAATAATATGGTACGATGAGTGCATGTTGCGCTACACAAATCAGTCTTTCTTGAACAGGTTGGATAAAGATCCTCAAATTTCCATGGTGAACATTTGGAATGTCACTGACCCTACCCGCTTTACGCAGCTGCTAGCAGAAACAATCAATGGCTTGGTGGCTCTGGCTTCAAATGCACCATCTGGTGCTAAAAAGTATGCAACGAAAGAAGCACCTTTCACAGGGTTTCAGCAGTTGTACAGCCTTGTTCAGTGCACACCAGACATATCAAgcacaagttgtgatacatgtCTTCGAGAAGCTATTGCGCAACTTTCAGGTTGTTGTACTGGAAAGGAAGGTGCTAGAATTTTATCTCCTAGTTGTAATGTTCGATATGGAGTTTATCCATTTTATACAACTGAAGCAGTCACACCTTCACCCCTCCCACAACCTCCGACTCTTCCTCCCCCACCTCCAG GAAAAGACCAAATCTCATCCTTAATCATAGTGGCCATTGTTGTTCCAATTGCCATAGTGCTTTTCTTGGTAGGCTGCTTTTTTCTACGGAGAAAGGCAAGAAAAAAGTGTAATGCTTTACAAGAACAAAATG TGGGGAATAAAATTTCTACTGTGAAGTCATTGCAGTTTGATTTTGCTACAATTGAAGCAGCCACAAACCAGTTCTCTGTTAATAACAGATTAGGGGAAGGTGGCTTTGGAGTGGTTTACAAG GGAACCCTTCCTAATGGGCGAGAAATAGCTGTGAAGAGGTTATCCAGAAGCTCCGGGCAAGGTGTCAAGGAGTTTGAAAATGAGGTGGTTTTGGTCGCCAAGCTTCAGCACAGAAATTTAGTGAGGCTACTGGGATTTTGCTctgaaggagaagaaaagataCTTATCTATGAACATGTGCAGAACAAAAGCCTTGACCACTTTTTATTCA ACCCGGATATTCAAGTAAAGTTGGATTGGTCAAGCAGATACAAGATTATAGATAGGATTGCTAGAGGGATTCTCTATCTCCATCAAGATTCTCGGCTTAAAATCATACATCGCGATCTCAAAGCAAGCAACATATTGTTAGATGGAGAAATGAAcccaaaaatatcagattttggAATGGCAAGAATATTTGGAGTTGATCAAACTCAAGGAAGAACTAGAAGGATTGTCGGAACTTA TGGTTACATGTCTCCAGAGTATGTAATGCATGGACAGTTCTCAGAGAAGTCTGATGTGTATAGTCTTGGTGTCTTAATCTTAGAGATTATAACAGGCAAGAAAAACACTAAATTGTATCAATCAGACCGCGGCGAAGATCTCTTAACCTAT GCTGCTTGGAAACATTGGAGAGATGGGACGGCGGAAGAATTGTTGGATTCAAATCTGAGATGTTCTTATTCAAGAAATGAAGTAATCAAATGTATCTATATTGGTTTACTGTGTGTTCAGGAAGATCCAAAGGAGAGACCTACCATGCAAACCGTATTTCTCATGCTAAGCAGATACTCATTTACTATGCCATTGCCTCAAAAGCCAGCGTTTTTCCTGTATGGTAAAGCAGAATCGAACATGCCATCAGTAGCTactggatcatcatatcaaccCACTAGCAGCTCAGTCTCATGTTCTGTTAATGAAGCTTCGATTACTGAATTATTCCCTCGATAA